The Megasphaera stantonii genome includes a window with the following:
- a CDS encoding N-acetylmuramoyl-L-alanine amidase family protein has protein sequence MKVYLNPGHDRLLDSGAVNAALNLRECDLAYELAEAVQAYLERNGVAVVLGQSDDLYAVCGQANAAEADVFVSLHFNAFNKRATGTETLISNTPQSLLLGHCIQANVKAVLNLPDRGLKERPGLFVLRNTAMPAVVVEVCFIDNDYDMRCYEAHKDETARAIAAGIIQYPAMRGQAAA, from the coding sequence ATGAAAGTCTATCTCAATCCAGGCCACGACCGCCTGCTGGACAGCGGGGCGGTCAACGCCGCCCTGAACCTGCGCGAATGCGACCTGGCCTATGAACTGGCCGAGGCTGTCCAGGCTTATTTGGAGCGAAACGGCGTCGCCGTCGTCCTAGGGCAGTCCGACGATTTGTACGCTGTTTGCGGACAAGCCAACGCCGCCGAAGCGGACGTATTCGTGTCCCTTCATTTCAACGCCTTCAATAAGCGGGCTACAGGCACGGAAACCCTCATTTCCAATACGCCCCAAAGCCTGCTCCTGGGACACTGCATCCAGGCCAACGTCAAGGCCGTCCTCAACCTGCCCGACAGGGGGCTGAAAGAGCGGCCAGGCCTCTTCGTCCTGCGCAACACGGCCATGCCCGCCGTCGTGGTAGAAGTCTGCTTCATCGACAATGACTACGACATGCGCTGCTACGAGGCCCATAAGGACGAAACCGCCAGGGCCATTGCCGCAGGCATCATACAATATCCGGCCATGCGCGGCCAGGCCGCGGCGTAA
- a CDS encoding Rpn family recombination-promoting nuclease/putative transposase has translation MKRIKDWEELTIQDNFLFQKVMRNKRLCQHLIEKILQIKIADITYPDTEKTIDIRLDRKSVRLDVYVKDDTGRVFDIEMQCTDEKDNGLAKRTRYYQAMIDMDVLEKGDDYSMLNPAYIIFICTFDAFDRGLPMYTFRNRCVEQDGIELNDEATKIFLNSKGDSEALDPDVRAFLRYVDGKAAEGVFVQEVDKEVRRVKQHDETRREYMTLAMELKRQRQEGIAEGLAEGIAEGSANEKKKIIVTMLQKGLSVEFIADCVQTSAEYIIELGKKQHLL, from the coding sequence GTGAAGCGAATTAAGGACTGGGAAGAGCTGACCATACAAGACAACTTTTTATTTCAAAAGGTCATGCGCAACAAGCGCCTGTGCCAGCATTTAATTGAGAAGATTCTGCAGATTAAGATCGCCGACATTACTTATCCCGATACGGAAAAGACCATCGACATCCGGCTGGACAGAAAAAGCGTGCGCCTGGACGTCTATGTCAAGGACGATACGGGGCGGGTATTCGATATTGAAATGCAGTGTACTGACGAAAAGGACAACGGCCTGGCCAAGCGGACGCGGTACTATCAGGCCATGATCGATATGGACGTCCTGGAAAAGGGCGACGATTATAGTATGCTGAACCCGGCGTATATCATCTTTATCTGCACCTTTGACGCCTTTGACCGGGGCCTGCCGATGTACACCTTTAGAAATCGCTGCGTAGAGCAGGATGGCATAGAGCTGAACGACGAGGCGACGAAAATATTTCTGAACAGCAAAGGCGACAGCGAGGCCCTCGACCCGGACGTGCGGGCGTTTTTGCGGTACGTCGACGGCAAGGCGGCCGAAGGGGTATTTGTACAAGAAGTAGATAAGGAAGTACGGCGCGTGAAGCAGCACGATGAAACGAGGCGAGAATATATGACGTTGGCAATGGAATTAAAGCGGCAGCGGCAGGAAGGTATTGCAGAAGGCCTTGCAGAAGGTATTGCAGAAGGCAGTGCAAACGAAAAGAAGAAAATAATAGTAACTATGCTGCAAAAGGGGCTATCTGTAGAATTTATTGCGGACTGTGTGCAGACGTCGGCAGAGTATATTATTGAATTGGGTAAAAAACAACATTTGTTATAA
- a CDS encoding ESPR-type extended signal peptide-containing protein, producing the protein MNRIYKVIWSKVKHQYVVVSELAHSCTKSTSSRVGRSAAAVLAALVLTTGLCAAPVQAEDLTDPYALLNAQVEETNSTSSDTLVTLVQSPLVKSVAPLANEDEGQPGEGGSSTVTTPDGQHTIYNEEGFYAHNGQGTYNSLTKDGLFVGGTDNGEGLYVDNDGNIYTDGNAEIEGSFSAADGNATIAADGTTVIRAGGSQLVVNDGAAGITHGNAIMAVSSNKAEMQGGGSSVIADLNGVTLTERTGNTTVTVNQDGMTVDGDFAVTGNTNLKHTNVDGDLNVSGSTHVDGGLTAGNLQTKGQLHAGSAVIDGSATVGGKLTAGDVKTNTVDAHNVSVDNELTAGKATIDGKLTAGSAEITNSATVGGTLTAGDIETEGTVKATNADITNLEAGKATVEGKLTAGSADITGDAVVGGSLTAGSLSTEGKLTAGSAAINGNADITGTATVGGLTTEGKVTANNAEITNLKAGKADVEGIVRGGSFANTNDSFTVDDQGDVKAHNVTLTGTLGVAGATTLDSTLSVTGETTLTGALTANGTATFAKGASMGGQKITNVGDGEVSATSKDAVNGSQLQKVADTVKTYQAGDGIAIANGATQTPTISAKAADGGNIVVNADGISLAKDVSGLTSLGTDALTVNNNATIGGTLGVTGETTLTGALKANGTATFAQGASMGGQKITNVGDGEVSATSKDAVNGSQLQKVADTVKTYQAGDGIAIANGATQTPTISAKAADGGNIVVNADGISLAKDVSGLTSLGTDALTVNNNATIGGTLGVTGETTLTGALTANGTATFAKGASMGGQKITNVGDGEVSATSKDAVNGSQLQKVADTVKTYQAGDGIAIANGATQTPTISAKAADGGNIVVNADGISLAKDVSGLTSLGTNALTVNNNATIGGTLGVTGETTLTGALTANGTATFAKGASMGGQKITNVGDGEVSATSKDAVNGSQLQKVADTVKTYQAGDGIAIANGATQTPTISAKAADGGNIVVNADGISLSKTVSGLTSIGTETITANGAAKVGSLTTTGAISGGSVTAGTGLFSTSVTIGNTASGLKLADGEITGLATSKIDASTDAVNVEYLQDYVSKNGTGKTYTAGNGIVIDGSNVVSVKNGNGIGFDASGKVEVKAAQDGNIVVGTDGVSLSKTVSGLTSLSTDALAVTNNATVRGTLGVTGGISGGSVTAETGLFSTSVTIGNATSGLKLADGEITGLVTSKIDSNTDAVNVEYLEDYVSQNGTGKTYTAGNGIAIDNNKISVKTAADGNLEVDSNGVALKDAISLTSVTTRGAVTVGGTLGVTGATNLNSTLNVTGATTLGALTTNGTATFSQGASMNGQKITRVQAGTEGTDAVNRSQLDAVEGKIKTYTAGDGIDITSDKISVKSADNNIVVDGTGVSLADDISVTSVATTGAANVGGNLSVAGTTTLTGATTINSTLGVTGAVTAASVTAAGGFTINDSNSLTLSGLTIGGTQYITSAGLNAGNKVITDVKAGVDDNDAVNVSQLKEVKEVSDLAVTYTPNTNKSQVYLQGTNGTTIMNVAAGNISSADSKDAVNGGQLYATNQIVGDGDYSSNNFLTDSMNLTQAASALDKAIGANRYTDGNILDVNSDGKTYTSITAAVDTLNRSIGSLTMTSPAAYFSENSTLPSVTFGLNELSKAIGPLDFDGRNFISNDGNLSSALVQLDSQIGLSLESIGFRKDSTGHITTSIDWTGFNYAGKTVVDTLKNLDKNVYNLDHRVGVLENEHGISSNAISALSTFSTSNISTLSALSNMDMSAVNTLSSLSADDLAAISTLSEDGSVPAANSDPNSRPGRGPSSGSEDSSTHDGNTQVMDHNLAVTGNVSVGGTLDVTGKATFGSDVSVGGNLDVQGETNMHGTLNMNDNKITGVTAGDISADSTDAVNGSQLHDAWQQINSNTENIGILGSAVNKLGDRIERVGAGAAALAALHPLDFDPDNKLDFAAGFGNYRGASAVAVGAFYRPSENVMFSVGGAFGGGEDMVNAGVSFKVGAGSGSATTSRTAMAKSLKSMQEVVASQDA; encoded by the coding sequence ATGAATCGAATATACAAAGTTATATGGAGTAAAGTAAAACATCAATACGTCGTCGTATCCGAACTGGCTCATAGCTGCACGAAGAGCACGAGCAGCCGCGTTGGCCGGAGCGCCGCCGCCGTATTGGCCGCCCTGGTGCTGACGACGGGCCTCTGCGCCGCGCCCGTACAGGCCGAAGACCTGACGGACCCCTACGCCCTGCTCAACGCCCAGGTAGAAGAAACGAACAGCACCTCTTCGGATACGCTGGTCACGCTCGTACAGAGCCCCTTGGTAAAGAGCGTTGCGCCCTTGGCAAATGAAGACGAAGGGCAGCCCGGCGAAGGCGGCAGTTCTACCGTCACGACGCCGGATGGACAGCATACGATCTATAACGAAGAAGGCTTTTATGCCCATAACGGTCAGGGTACGTATAATTCCCTAACCAAAGACGGCCTGTTTGTTGGGGGTACGGATAACGGCGAAGGGCTGTATGTTGATAACGACGGTAATATCTATACTGATGGAAATGCGGAAATTGAAGGCTCCTTTTCTGCAGCCGACGGCAATGCAACGATTGCCGCAGATGGTACGACAGTAATTCGGGCCGGCGGCTCTCAGCTCGTTGTCAATGACGGAGCCGCTGGTATTACTCATGGCAATGCCATTATGGCCGTCAGCAGCAATAAAGCGGAAATGCAGGGGGGCGGCAGCTCTGTGATAGCCGATTTAAACGGCGTTACCTTGACAGAACGGACGGGAAATACGACTGTAACGGTTAATCAAGACGGCATGACTGTTGACGGCGACTTTGCCGTAACCGGCAATACGAATTTAAAACATACCAATGTTGACGGTGATCTGAACGTATCGGGCAGCACGCATGTTGACGGCGGCTTGACAGCAGGAAATTTACAGACAAAAGGCCAGTTGCATGCAGGAAGCGCTGTTATTGACGGGAGCGCAACCGTTGGCGGAAAACTCACGGCAGGCGATGTAAAAACGAATACAGTTGATGCGCATAACGTATCTGTCGACAATGAACTGACGGCCGGAAAAGCGACTATTGACGGCAAGCTGACAGCAGGAAGTGCAGAGATTACGAACAGCGCGACTGTCGGCGGTACTCTGACAGCAGGAGATATCGAGACGGAAGGAACCGTCAAAGCAACGAATGCTGATATTACGAATCTGGAAGCTGGCAAAGCGACCGTTGAAGGTAAGCTGACAGCCGGAAGTGCAGACATTACCGGGGATGCAGTCGTTGGCGGTTCGTTAACAGCGGGCAGCCTTTCTACGGAAGGCAAGCTGACGGCAGGCAGCGCAGCGATTAATGGCAATGCTGACATTACCGGTACGGCGACAGTCGGCGGCTTGACGACGGAAGGCAAAGTCACGGCAAACAATGCGGAAATTACTAATTTGAAGGCTGGCAAGGCCGATGTTGAAGGAATTGTAAGAGGCGGCAGCTTTGCGAATACGAACGATAGCTTTACTGTCGATGACCAAGGAGACGTTAAAGCTCATAATGTAACGCTTACCGGCACGCTGGGAGTAGCTGGCGCGACAACCCTTGACAGCACGCTGAGCGTTACAGGAGAAACAACTCTGACTGGCGCGTTGACAGCTAACGGCACGGCAACATTTGCCAAAGGCGCGTCTATGGGCGGTCAGAAGATCACCAATGTAGGAGATGGAGAAGTTAGCGCGACTTCAAAAGATGCAGTAAACGGCAGCCAGTTACAGAAAGTAGCCGATACGGTTAAGACCTATCAGGCCGGAGATGGTATTGCCATAGCTAACGGCGCTACGCAGACGCCGACTATATCGGCTAAAGCAGCTGACGGCGGAAACATCGTCGTAAACGCTGATGGCATCAGCTTAGCGAAAGACGTGAGCGGCCTGACGAGCCTCGGCACTGATGCGCTGACAGTGAATAATAATGCAACAATCGGAGGTACCTTAGGCGTTACAGGAGAAACAACTCTGACTGGCGCGTTGAAGGCTAATGGCACGGCAACGTTTGCACAAGGCGCGTCTATGGGCGGTCAGAAGATCACCAATGTAGGAGATGGAGAAGTTAGCGCGACTTCAAAAGATGCAGTAAACGGCAGCCAGTTACAGAAAGTAGCCGATACGGTTAAGACCTATCAGGCCGGAGATGGTATTGCCATAGCTAACGGCGCTACGCAGACGCCGACTATATCGGCTAAAGCAGCTGACGGCGGAAACATCGTCGTAAACGCTGATGGCATCAGCTTAGCGAAAGACGTGAGCGGCCTGACGAGCCTCGGCACTGATGCGCTGACAGTGAATAATAATGCAACAATCGGAGGTACCTTAGGCGTTACAGGAGAAACAACTCTGACTGGCGCGTTGACAGCTAACGGCACGGCAACATTTGCCAAAGGCGCGTCTATGGGCGGTCAGAAGATCACCAATGTAGGAGATGGAGAAGTTAGCGCGACTTCAAAAGATGCAGTAAACGGCAGCCAGTTACAGAAAGTAGCCGATACGGTTAAGACCTATCAGGCCGGAGATGGTATTGCCATAGCTAACGGCGCTACGCAGACGCCGACTATATCGGCTAAAGCAGCTGACGGCGGAAACATCGTCGTAAACGCTGATGGCATCAGCTTAGCGAAAGACGTGAGCGGCCTGACGAGCCTCGGCACTAATGCGCTGACAGTGAATAATAATGCAACAATCGGAGGTACCTTAGGCGTTACAGGAGAAACAACTCTGACTGGCGCGTTGACAGCTAACGGCACGGCAACATTTGCCAAAGGCGCGTCTATGGGCGGTCAGAAGATCACCAATGTAGGAGATGGAGAAGTTAGCGCGACTTCAAAAGATGCAGTAAACGGCAGCCAGTTACAGAAAGTAGCCGATACGGTTAAGACCTATCAGGCCGGAGATGGTATTGCCATAGCTAACGGCGCTACGCAGACGCCGACTATATCGGCTAAAGCAGCTGACGGCGGAAACATCGTCGTAAACGCTGATGGCATCAGCCTGTCGAAGACGGTCAGCGGATTGACGAGCATCGGCACGGAAACCATTACGGCTAACGGAGCAGCCAAGGTTGGCAGTCTTACGACAACAGGGGCTATCAGTGGCGGTAGCGTAACGGCAGGAACAGGACTGTTTTCTACTTCCGTGACGATTGGAAATACTGCGAGCGGTCTTAAACTTGCCGACGGAGAAATTACCGGATTAGCTACGAGCAAGATTGATGCTAGTACGGATGCCGTTAACGTAGAGTATTTGCAAGACTATGTGAGCAAAAATGGTACAGGAAAGACTTATACGGCAGGAAATGGTATAGTTATTGACGGTTCGAACGTCGTATCGGTGAAGAACGGCAACGGTATAGGATTTGACGCCAGCGGCAAGGTAGAAGTGAAAGCGGCACAGGATGGAAACATCGTTGTCGGTACTGACGGAGTCAGCCTGTCGAAGACAGTCAGCGGATTGACGAGTCTCAGCACCGATGCGTTGGCAGTGACCAATAATGCAACCGTACGCGGCACGTTAGGCGTTACGGGAGGTATCAGCGGCGGCAGCGTGACTGCTGAAACAGGACTGTTTTCTACGTCTGTGACGATTGGAAATGCTACGAGTGGCCTTAAACTTGCTGATGGGGAAATTACAGGATTAGTTACAAGTAAAATTGACAGTAATACAGATGCCGTCAACGTAGAATATTTAGAAGACTACGTGAGCCAAAACGGTACGGGCAAGACCTATACGGCCGGAAACGGCATCGCTATTGATAACAATAAGATTTCCGTAAAAACGGCGGCAGATGGCAATCTGGAAGTGGACAGCAACGGCGTCGCGCTAAAAGACGCCATCAGCCTGACAAGTGTGACGACGAGAGGCGCAGTAACCGTTGGCGGTACTCTGGGAGTCACAGGAGCGACGAACCTCAACAGTACGCTGAACGTAACGGGAGCAACGACGTTAGGAGCGCTGACGACGAACGGCACGGCGACTTTCAGCCAGGGAGCTTCGATGAATGGTCAGAAGATTACCCGCGTACAGGCTGGCACAGAAGGTACTGATGCAGTTAACAGGAGTCAGCTCGACGCAGTAGAAGGAAAGATTAAGACGTATACGGCTGGCGACGGCATTGATATTACGTCTGATAAAATCTCCGTTAAATCTGCAGATAATAATATCGTAGTCGACGGAACGGGCGTATCCTTAGCAGACGACATCAGCGTGACGAGCGTTGCGACGACGGGAGCGGCCAATGTAGGCGGTAATTTGAGCGTCGCAGGCACGACGACATTGACTGGCGCGACGACCATTAACAGCACTCTCGGCGTAACGGGAGCGGTAACGGCGGCAAGTGTGACGGCTGCCGGAGGCTTTACGATTAATGACTCTAACTCCTTGACACTCAGCGGCCTGACGATCGGCGGCACGCAGTATATTACTTCTGCCGGTTTGAATGCTGGAAACAAGGTCATTACTGATGTAAAAGCCGGCGTAGATGACAACGATGCTGTCAACGTGAGCCAGCTTAAGGAAGTCAAAGAAGTGTCTGATTTGGCTGTTACATATACGCCTAATACCAACAAGAGTCAGGTTTATTTGCAGGGAACGAATGGAACGACTATTATGAATGTTGCGGCTGGAAATATTAGTAGTGCAGATTCTAAAGATGCTGTCAATGGCGGACAGTTGTATGCTACGAATCAGATTGTCGGTGATGGCGATTACTCGTCTAATAATTTCTTGACAGATAGCATGAATTTAACGCAAGCTGCCAGCGCATTGGATAAGGCTATTGGCGCTAATCGGTATACTGATGGAAACATTTTAGATGTCAATTCAGACGGGAAAACCTACACTAGCATAACCGCAGCCGTCGATACGTTGAATAGAAGTATTGGAAGTCTGACTATGACCTCGCCTGCAGCGTACTTCTCAGAAAATAGTACGTTACCTTCTGTAACATTTGGCCTGAATGAGTTAAGCAAAGCCATTGGTCCTCTGGATTTTGACGGCAGAAACTTTATCAGTAATGATGGCAATTTGTCGTCTGCCCTGGTGCAGTTAGATTCTCAAATTGGCTTGTCCTTAGAAAGCATCGGGTTCCGAAAGGATTCTACTGGCCATATTACGACATCAATTGATTGGACGGGCTTCAACTATGCAGGAAAAACAGTTGTCGATACGCTGAAAAATTTAGATAAAAATGTGTATAATTTGGATCATCGCGTAGGCGTATTGGAAAATGAACACGGTATCAGTTCTAATGCTATATCGGCTCTTTCCACCTTCTCCACGTCCAACATCAGCACCCTCAGTGCTCTCAGCAACATGGATATGAGCGCAGTCAATACGCTTTCATCGTTGAGTGCTGACGACCTTGCGGCGATTTCTACGCTGTCCGAAGACGGCAGCGTTCCGGCAGCCAACAGCGATCCGAACAGCAGACCGGGCAGAGGGCCGAGCAGCGGTTCGGAAGATTCTTCGACCCACGACGGAAACACGCAGGTGATGGATCACAACTTGGCTGTAACGGGTAATGTCAGCGTCGGCGGCACGCTGGATGTGACGGGCAAGGCTACTTTCGGCAGCGACGTCAGCGTCGGCGGCAACCTGGACGTTCAGGGCGAAACAAACATGCACGGCACCCTCAACATGAACGACAACAAGATCACCGGCGTCACGGCAGGCGATATTTCCGCCGATTCGACGGACGCTGTTAACGGCAGCCAGCTCCATGACGCATGGCAGCAGATCAACAGCAATACGGAAAACATCGGCATCCTCGGCAGCGCAGTCAACAAGCTGGGCGACCGCATTGAACGGGTCGGCGCAGGGGCAGCGGCGTTGGCAGCCTTGCATCCGCTGGATTTCGATCCGGACAACAAGCTGGACTTCGCGGCGGGCTTTGGTAACTACCGCGGCGCGAGCGCAGTCGCTGTAGGCGCTTTCTATCGGCCCAGTGAAAACGTCATGTTCAGCGTCGGCGGCGCATTCGGCGGCGGCGAAGACATGGTGAACGCCGGCGTATCCTTCAAGGTAGGCGCAGGCTCGGGCAGCGCGACGACGTCGCGGACGGCCATGGCCAAGTCGCTGAAATCCATGCAGGAAGTCGTGGCTTCCCAGGACGCCTAG
- a CDS encoding DUF1659 domain-containing protein translates to MAERTPVSSKLKLTVSYQDGSGAQKTRQVTLAHLKSGAEPANIVDVVTALGTLQDDPFTAIREVVEHEISA, encoded by the coding sequence ATGGCAGAACGTACGCCTGTTTCCAGCAAGCTGAAGCTGACCGTGTCGTATCAGGACGGCAGCGGCGCGCAGAAGACCCGTCAGGTCACGTTGGCTCATTTGAAATCCGGCGCAGAGCCGGCCAATATCGTCGACGTCGTGACGGCTCTCGGCACGCTGCAGGACGACCCGTTTACGGCGATCCGCGAAGTGGTGGAACACGAGATTTCGGCCTAA
- a CDS encoding DUF2922 domain-containing protein produces the protein MAVTKTRTLQLEFLDGGGNSVVYSLKDPKEGLDKATVEAAAQTIVEKKVFATADGDLASLKQGQIVTRSVETIDE, from the coding sequence ATGGCTGTGACGAAAACGAGAACGCTCCAGCTCGAATTTCTCGACGGGGGCGGCAACAGCGTCGTCTACTCCCTGAAGGACCCGAAAGAGGGCCTGGACAAGGCGACGGTCGAAGCGGCGGCCCAGACGATCGTCGAGAAGAAGGTCTTCGCGACGGCTGACGGCGACCTGGCGTCGCTGAAGCAGGGCCAGATCGTGACCCGCAGCGTCGAGACGATCGACGAGTAA
- a CDS encoding sigma-70 family RNA polymerase sigma factor — protein MNRLEEFEMTEALRPWIREAQNGSTEAVEFILEQFHPLICKHSRKNRHHYDSMDEARSTAHLAIIDCIHAFDLNSDEDASRAFNRTIQSWFRRESRQNQVYWARVEKNIAGEDEATDLPPIIDELAPDPHHYMDFVGLRDALELHLSRLSERERRFLHLRYAADMTLAAIAALHGLSASQVCKVIKGAEHKLKSAMTAQEYKDISP, from the coding sequence GTGAATAGATTGGAGGAGTTCGAAATGACCGAAGCGCTGCGGCCTTGGATTCGCGAGGCCCAGAACGGCAGCACCGAGGCTGTCGAATTTATTTTAGAGCAGTTTCACCCCCTCATCTGCAAGCATTCGCGGAAGAACCGCCATCACTACGACTCGATGGACGAGGCCCGCTCGACGGCCCATTTGGCGATTATCGACTGCATCCACGCCTTTGACCTGAACAGCGATGAGGACGCGTCGCGGGCTTTCAACCGCACGATTCAGAGCTGGTTTCGCCGGGAAAGCCGCCAGAACCAGGTGTACTGGGCGAGGGTGGAGAAGAATATTGCCGGTGAGGACGAGGCCACGGATTTGCCGCCTATTATCGACGAGCTGGCGCCGGACCCGCATCACTACATGGACTTCGTCGGCTTGCGGGACGCCCTGGAGCTGCACCTGAGCCGCCTCAGCGAACGGGAACGGCGGTTTTTGCATCTGCGCTACGCCGCCGATATGACGCTGGCAGCCATCGCCGCCCTGCACGGCTTGTCGGCCTCGCAGGTCTGCAAGGTCATCAAGGGGGCGGAACATAAATTAAAATCGGCCATGACGGCCCAGGAATACAAGGATATTTCGCCATGA
- a CDS encoding Rpn family recombination-promoting nuclease/putative transposase yields the protein MKRIKDWEELTIQDNFLFLKVMQNKRLCQHLIEKILQIKIVEITYPDTEKSIDVRWDSKSVRLDVYVKDETGRVYDIEMQCENEANNGLAKRTRYYQGMIDMELLNKGDVYDNLKPSYIIFICTFDAFAKGRPMYTFRNRCVEEEGLELNDEATKIFLNSKGDSEALDPDIRAFLRYVDGKAAEGAFVQALDTEVKAIKQHKETRREYMTLAMELKRQRQFGREEGREEGREEGRKEERLKMILAMLQDGVAKETIAKYAKVSVDYITELGKKNHLL from the coding sequence GTGAAGCGAATCAAGGACTGGGAAGAACTGACGATACAGGACAATTTCCTGTTTTTAAAGGTCATGCAGAATAAAAGGCTGTGCCAACATCTGATTGAGAAAATACTGCAAATCAAGATCGTCGAGATTACCTACCCTGACACGGAAAAGAGCATCGACGTCCGCTGGGACAGCAAGAGCGTTCGCCTCGACGTATACGTCAAGGACGAAACGGGCCGGGTCTACGACATCGAAATGCAGTGCGAAAACGAAGCGAACAACGGCCTGGCCAAACGGACGCGGTATTATCAGGGAATGATCGACATGGAGCTCTTGAATAAAGGCGACGTATATGATAACTTAAAGCCATCGTATATTATATTTATTTGTACCTTCGACGCCTTTGCCAAGGGCCGGCCCATGTATACCTTTCGGAACCGCTGCGTAGAAGAAGAGGGCCTGGAGCTGAACGACGAGGCGACGAAGATATTCCTGAACAGCAAAGGCGACAGCGAGGCCTTGGACCCGGATATACGGGCGTTCCTGCGGTACGTCGATGGAAAAGCGGCGGAGGGGGCCTTTGTGCAGGCCTTGGATACGGAAGTGAAAGCTATCAAGCAGCATAAAGAAACGAGGCGAGAATATATGACGTTGGCGATGGAGTTAAAGAGACAAAGACAATTCGGCCGAGAAGAGGGCCGAGAAGAGGGGCGAGAAGAAGGGCGGAAAGAAGAACGGTTAAAAATGATACTAGCGATGCTGCAAGATGGCGTTGCTAAAGAAACGATAGCAAAGTATGCGAAGGTTTCAGTAGATTATATTACAGAATTAGGGAAAAAGAATCATTTACTATAA